A window of Malania oleifera isolate guangnan ecotype guangnan chromosome 2, ASM2987363v1, whole genome shotgun sequence genomic DNA:
CCATTGATCATCTTGGTTATAAATAGAGATAGCCTCAAGGATTTTGTATGCGTCTCCATTTGCCGTAGCTAGCTTGCAGTTGTAAttgagaaaaaatatattttgatgaTGAAGATGTCAAAGAGCTTTAAGGGTTATTCTTTGTTTCTTGCCTTTTTGATGTTTTGTGCTGTTGTGAGGTCGCAGCTAACCTCTGATTTCTACTCCAACACATGCCCAAATCTCCTTAGCATTGTGAGAAAACAGGTTCAAAATGCTATAAAGAGTGAGATGAGAATGGCTGCATCTTTGCTGCGACTTCACTTTCATGACTGCTTTGTCAATGTGAGTGTACATGTAAACTCCCTCGGAAGATAGTTACGTGGAATCAGCCATCGATTTAAATATCAATTAGGTTTGATTTTTTTATAAGGTCAGACCTTTATGTAAGTGGATATTCTCGTGTTAGGTGTCTCAAAGTAACTGATTAACATATCGATGGGTCTACGTATGTCCTAATGAAAGTGCACCCACTAGAATCTAAAAATCTACCAACTTAATGCTATGTGTGAAGCCTTATAGTAATTGTTAAAGTTTGCACCCACTCAAATGGAGCATGTAAGCTCGAGCTATAATACTGAGAAAAGGTATATGTAGGGTATATAGTGCTTTATAAATTGTACAAACAGCTATAATACTTAAAAGGTATAGGGTATAAGCATTTTAGAAATTGTACTTAAAAGCAATAGTACAAGTGTTGCACCCACTGAAAAAATGTAGATCTTAGCTCGCCCACACTGTCAATCAATATATTTTTTATCAAATAGAAAGTATATATTAATTCTTCATGTGCATTTGCAGGGTTGTGATGCATCAATTCTGTTGGATGGAAGTGATAGTGAGAAACTTGCAGGCCCAAATCTAAACTCTGCAAGAGGTTTTGAAGTGATAGACCAGATAAAAAGTTCTGTAGAGAGTGCATGTAGTGGCATAGTGTCATGTGCTGATATATTAGCCATAGCTGCTCGAGATTCGGTTCTCCTTGtaagtcttttttctttttagtatTCCTCCTCGCATCCAATACTAATATGTTGTTCTATTTATGATGattatacatatactttttctatTCTAGCTGCATGCATACAAAGATAcatgtataataaataaaaaggtgATATTTAGAGAGTAAGTGAACCATTTCCAATCTATATATTAACAATATGCgtttaatagaaaattttgacaagacaTATATGGCTTCAATCAGTTCAAACTAGTTGACAATAATTTAAAACTTATGGGAGTCTCCAGTCATATGTTGATTAATCATAATTAAGTAGTCATGTTAAGCCCTTCCAAGGTAATCGGTAAGATCAAGTTTGGGGCAAGCTATTAGCTCAAGTATTCTAACCTTATGTTTGGAGAGatcttggatttggataagatgaaATACAAAATTGTAATAGAATTTATCCAAATCCATCCAAATTCAaactaaaaatttgaaatttgtattCCCAAAAGCACCAGGATAATTTTTAACAATAGCAAACTTAAATTTTCATAAACACTTATAGCCAAGAGTTGCTGCATTAGGTTGATCATCAGCCTTTCTTGTTTTTCAAAGAATAAAAAATGTTGTGTGAACAAATGACCATAATTATACCTATTAGTAGTAAAAATCAAACACACAGAACAGTCAGTGCATAAAGCAGTCTGATCTCCACAACTGGGGAGGTTGTTTCCATGATTTGAACATGTGATCTTCTTGTTACAGTGTAGCACTCTTACCATCAAACTGAAACTCGCCCTCCCCATTGCTTTTTTTATAAGTGATGTTTTAACAAAATGCAGAGTGGAGGACCGACGTGGAAAGTTTTATTAGGAAGAAGGGATGGTATGGCAGCAAACCAATCTGGAGCAAATACAGGGCTTCCCTCCCCATTAGAGGCATTAGATGTAATCACTGCAAAGTTTGTTGCTGTAGGCCTTAATCTCACAGATGTTGTGTCCTTATCAGGTACGCAGTCGTCTGATGGTAAAGCTAAATTTTTTGTATTTATCTGTCTCAGGTAAGAAATTATATAGGGGATCTATTCTATCACTGTGTGCTTatatcataaattttaaatatgttgaaaatgaaTCCTTCTTCTTATATGTCCAATATTAATGACTGTGAGATCGATTTATCATGTGTTTAACATCTAAAACACAGGTACATGAACATGTGGAGGGACAAATCTCTTGTATAATTTTTCCTCTCTGACAAACTCTCTTATTTATACAAATTGATCAGAGAAACATCAGTCATGTGCAAAATACATGCCCTATGATTTTTTATTCTTATGGACTAGAGTTCCACTAGTTATGACGAAGAGTTTGAAACAAAAAGTCTTTTAAGaataatattaaagaaaaaaataagactTGTAAGAAATAATTCTTTCACGAAAGATTTATAACTCACCAATTGTATTATGTCACTTTAGCACTTGGATCTAGGGGTGGACATGGTTTTGTTAACTAAATCATATGCAAACTGAACCCAAATCGTTTAAAATAGTTAACCGAAATTCAATTAATTAGTTTCCAGACCAATATCTAATGGTTAACCAGACCGAactaatatatattatttaaaattttaaagtcactATAAATAATATATTTCTTTTCCTTCATAATAATCAACATGCAAACTTAAAATATTCATCATTGACATTTAAGCATCAATCTTAGTgctatacaattttttttttaaaaaaattaaatcattaaaaTGTTATATAATTAATATTGTATATAGTTTTCatttatacaaatatttataatatattgatTTGGTTTGGTTAATTGTAGTTACTGAGTGGGCCGAAccaaaacaaaattaataatttgaaaaattaaaaattttgatttgaaaccAACCTAATGAttgaaaaaaactaaaaaatttgaATGGAAATCAAACTGAAAGAATGGTTGATCaatttttcaatttgattttgtttgattttatttaattcgAATTTTCAGATTTTTCTTGCCCACCCTACTTGGACCTTACATGAATGAAAGATATAGTTTGATGTGGATAGCAATTATGGGGATTGCTTAACATTTTAATGGGTCTAAAAATTAATATATCTTATAATTGGCACACTCCAAATCCCATGAGGAAGAGTACTTCCTTGCTAGCATTTCTCAAAAAGAAATTGCCAACTATTTTCAACTTCTTTTATTAGTAGTAAAAAATGCACAAACAATGTAGCACTACTAAGACCATTATAAACTCTTGATAATTAAGATTTTACAAATTTCatggaaaaaagaagaagaaattattAAGTTAGGTTGTCCAACTATGTTACATTTTAAATAACCAAATAATTACTTAGATTTTGGATATATATCAACATTATCTATTTTGAATGAGATTTgattagtttttaaaaattataacatAATTAAATAGACTAACCTAATAATTTTTCATAAGTGACTTAATCATTTCAGTAAAACAATAATGATAATGTAGTGTCCCCCTCGAGAGTTCACCCCGATGAATTATCAAGGGTGCATCAATGGGCGGCTGACTTTTGCCCTCCTAGGTTTGGTGCTACATTATAGTGTACAAAGTTGTGCGATGATGACTGGAGTCcctagataataataataataataaaaaaaaagtgcaTCCACTCATTTGCTTAAATCTGATTGACTATGGTCAAATGCTCATATTATTTGAATTACatcttgttatatatatatatatatatatatatatatatatatatatatatatataaatcttgtACAAAATAAGGTTGGGCTGTGGGCTAAACCTACCATAACCCACATACAATTAGCAGATGGCTTTGTAGAAAAGAGCTCACCATTAAAATTACTGAAATACTTAAAGAAATCTGCATGCTAGGAGTATCTTGGACCTTAAAGAAATACTATTGAATAGTGAATAGTCAAAATATTATCTTAGatttgtattttttctttttttcattttccttacataaaagtGTTTTCGAATTTCAAATGGAGCCTTAATCAACTATGATTTGCGTTTACAGGAGGTCACACAATTGGATTAGCAAGGTGTGCCACTTTCAGCAATCGGTTGTTCAACTTTTCCGGCACTGGAGTTGCAGACACCACCATGGACACCGACATGGCCTCCGATCTACAAGCACTGTGCCCACAAAACAGCGATGGAAATGCTACCACCGCGCTTGATCGTAACTCCACCGATCTATTCGATAACCATTACTTCAAGAATTTGCTCAACGCGAAGGGCCTTCTTAGTTCTGACCAAATTCTCCACTCCACCAACAGTGACGCTTCCTCGGCGTTCACCAAAACCCTAGTAGAAAGCTACAGCAGTAATTCAGGTCTCTTCTTTTCGGATTTCGTCACTTCCATGATCAAAATGGGAAACTCAAATCCCCTCACTGGCTCTGCTGGAGAGATTCGTAAGAGCTGCAGGAGTGTTAACTCCCAAGTTGCTCGTAGTTAATATGCGAGCACAGTAGTCGTACGTCTTATAAATAGATTTTTCACTCGTATAAAAAGAATTTACTGTAtcattcatatattattttatatatcaaaactaaaaaattattttcatttcaaaaatttcatcTCGGATAGTGTCGAGAGTAGACACGAGGATGGGCCCACACCCAAGTGGGTCCCACACTTTGGAAATGGGTTTTTGAAGTCTTAATAATTGTTtagtttttatatataaaaacatatatggGTGGTGGAGTTAGGTCTTTATATATAAATAAGTATTCATAAGATTTATGTAAGTTTTAAAAAGAGATCTTTTAGATTTATGTAAGTTTTAAAAAGAGATCTTTTATATTAGATTTGAAGTTGACTTACGTTTTACTTGTTGATTGAATTTGGAATCTTTCGGTAACGATTGGGTCTAATCGACGTAGTAAGTTGgaacatttttgaaatttatctaaatttcaaaaattaacaaaaaaaaaaaaaaaaaagaataaaaactttgactattttgattagaCTCCATCTCTCATCCACTACATCCACATTTAATAAACAAGTGAAACATGAGTTATCAAATATGATGAGATctctttttgtactccaacataaatggtgtgtgtgtgtgtgtgtatcataTATATGCTTGTAGGTATGATCGATATGTAAGGATGTTTGTAAGCTTCTCTAAGGTTGTTCTAGTTGTTTTGTGTATATTAAATAAAGCAACTTTAGAAATTTGTCCGAATATTTTAACTTTTTCAACATTGTGTATTAACTTCCCAAAATAGCCCCCTCCCACCACATTACAACGACACCTCCCACGCAAAAATAGTCAAAGTTCATAACTCACAGACAACGCAAGATCTGGAAAGGTTCAAGattaatatatgtaatatattCACCAATGATGAGTATACGAAAAGAAACTAAGAGACAAAATGTTATATATGGATGGGCCTCGTGGTTTCTCCATGGTCTTGGCCTAGCATTTAGTTAGATAGGATTCAAGATCTATGTAGGTTAGATTTATGAATAGTAACTCAAACAAGTTAATTTAGGTCAAACTTCATTATATTCAATCTtattcattaaatttttaattaaatttgagTTAAGTTATGCCAAACTTGTTCAATATATCTATTTAAGTTTATTCATTGAAATATTAACACAAATCAAGCCAAGCCGAGTCAAGCCAATTAAGCTAACTATTGCATTCAAACCTATCGGTAAAAGTTTAACAAAAGTATAAAGGTCGAGTCAAGTTTAAATTGAGTTTGAATATGCTTGTTTATCCAAGCTTGCAACGGAGTTTTGTTAATTTTAAGATCTTATTTGATTAATTTATGAAACAAACATTTGTGAACATTAAAGCATAGTGTCGTGATAATGCTATTATGTTGATGTCCTATTGTTTTTACACCttattaacatttgatttttcttaatttttaatcatattaatataacttttatttttaatactatTTGGCGCATTGagaaaactaaatagaaaatatacttgcttcttattttcttctttcctttctcCGTTTaacaaaatccttaatccaaatgGGTCTTTTGGGAATTAGGGATTTCATGTAGTAGAACTGGATTTATGTATTTGGAAGAATTAGCACATTTTGTGTTGTACTATATCTAAATTatgacaaatttaaatttaaagtaaGAATTCTAAGCCCCCAGACatacaattaatataattttatcttACATTTTATCTTAATTCACACAAATTCATATCTAGTGCCTAAATTTCCAACTACAAAGGATTTGCAGCTTCTACTACCTCTGAGCTAGTCAAGGCCCGACCAAATTATATGTGGTTGTGCAACTAGCAATGCTATGTTGCTGACCATTAGCTCGAAGGTTGTACTATTATCTATCCATTTGGTTTGGGTGTCCTTATACGGGTGACCATGAATCATTTGGGTCACACCCTTTTTTTTCTTGCTGACCCATTTCTTGGTAGCGTTCTGCTCAATACCTGCATTCTTCATTCTTCCTATTCTAAAGGCGCTCTCAATTCTTTCACTTGCAATTACCAGATTTGCAAAGCTCTGAGGGGTGCTTCTGATGAGGTTACCAAAGTTTGGATCCCTGAGTGTGTTGACAAACAAAGAAATAGTTTCTCTATCTTCTATTGGGGGATGCACCTGGGCTGCAGCCTCCCTCAATCATTAGTAGGTGTATTCATTGAATGTCTCGCTTGTTTTCTTCTCCATATTTTGCAAGGTCAGCCTATCCGGAGCCATTGCAATCACGTGTCTATACTAAGCAATGAAAGCATGACTTAGGTCTTTCCATGTACGGATCTTGGTTCTATCTAGCTGAATGTAACACCTTACGACTGCCCCAGTTAAGTTGTCTTGGAAGCAGTGAATCAACAACTTGTCATTATTAGAATATGCTGTCATTTTCTGACAGTACATCATCCTTAGGTGATTCAATGGGCATCTAGACCCattaaaattttcaaagttagGGACCTTAAAATTCGGTGATAAGACCACATTCGGGACTAAGCATAAATCAAAAGCTTCCACTGACCCAAACAAATTTGTTCCTTCCACGGCCCATAGGCACTTTTCCGGTACTTCGTACTTGCGATCAACTTCTGAGCTAAGATTCGGTTCTTTGGCCAATCCCTTCTCTCCAGAATCCAAGATCACAATTGGGGGTGTCCTAAGAGATGGGAGCCCTGGCACTAGCATAGTTGGCATGAACGACTAGGCACTCGAACATAGGCCGCTTACCATGTTAGCAGATTGAGATGACGGGTGTCCATGAATGGGCGTGAACCTCGGGTGGGTAGAAAAGTTTTTCCTCTATCATGGCCTTGAGAACATGTGCAGCCTTCCCCTTGCTATCATTAGTTCCACCAATTTGTTCATCTGTTCCTTGATTTCCTTGTCATCTTGGCTCACTTCTTCATGGCCTTGCATTAGGCCCATCACGCGCTTTTCTAGCTATTCACCCATGATTTTGGTCTTCCACCTAGTATTGTAGGGATGCAAAGTAGGCTTAATGTTGACTTCTAGAGCCTGCTAGGTGGATTTATTTTTGCAACCAACTCCTTTCTTGTGAgtatatgattatgcatgcatgaatatgtgcaaaatgcatgaatgtttatgcAATGCAACttaaatgactactttgccaaAATTCATGAAAAGCCCTCTTACTccaaggaaagcaaacatggGAAACAAGATCACTTTTATTATTCCAACCAATTTTATTACACAAAgcttcaatataaaatatcattGTCAAATTGCCTCTATTACAACAAATGTCTGAAAATTCAGTGTTTAGGATGTCGCTCCTTTGTGTCATGCATTTCATCTGGCCCATAACTATTTGTCCTATTCTTGCACTCGATATTTGAGTTCTCGTAAGGCTTTAAATTTTCTTTCAttatcatatttaacattctttaaaAGGGTTTTATTGAGCTCTACCTATGTTTGGagccttttttcctttttcctcaaGGCCATTATTTTTTCTTCAGTTTGTATGCATTTGTGTCTCTTTTTTCTTCATATTTCTCTAGCATTGGAGGATTATTCTGTGTTCCCTTCGCTTTGCCATTTTAGCACTCAGTTCCGCTTCCATGGTTCACTTATTAGCAAATCAAAGCTTCCTCTGCCATTTGGTTCTATCAATTTTTGATTTCATCTGCGGTTTAGGCAATCCTCGAGGATTCTTTTGGAGAGGTAGGAATTTTCTGAGTTCAATTTTTCTGGAAGTATGCATTCTGAGGGTTAATCCAACTGGTACTCCACTTATAAGAGTCTTCTTGAATCCTTGTAATACGCCTGCCATGTCTATTAAGTGGACGGCCTTCCATGTTGCCACAAACTTCCCAATCTGTTTCTGAACTCCTTGATACTCATAAGTGAAACTCTGAATTACTTAATACATGTGTCATGGGTACGAATTGACAATATCCTACCTATCTCCTAAACATGAGAGGAGTGTAGGCTATTCCGCCCTATGAGCCTAATAATAGGACCCATGGAAACTCTAAGCATCTTTATGTCATGTGGGTGTATCCCATCTAGGGAGCTTGCCACACAAACCCCTTTGTTACCCAATTACGCATTCCTTCACCCCATTCCCGCTTGTTCGGGTGTTCTTCCCATTTGGCCTTTCCAAAGATGGATATAGGAATCCAGAGGCTTGAGAGTATGAGATGAAAATGACTTCCTTTGAATGGCATATGACTCAAAAACCAGACATTGAGCATCGGGATACAACATCTTACTAGGCCTTATCCTAGGATCCTGCAATAGTTGAGGGATCAGAATGCTTCTGTCTGAATGTCGGGTATCAGGTTAACCCCATTTCGAACTTGAGCCATAAATGAGGTCATTTCTTGGTCAATAACACTCAATTCCTTAGGAAAAATTACCAACCCATAGATGGCAAGGGTTAGTATACTCATATGAGTTTCCTCTTGCTCTTCTCCCTCCATTATGGTCTTCAAGCTTTCCCAAGTGACGCTCTTAGCTTCTTTTTTGATTTTTCGATTTATCTTCTAAACACCGACCTTGTTCAATCTGCATAATTCCCTCGTAAAAGTTACTGTGGGATTGTGTCTATACCTCCCATAAGGTGAACGAGTCTTCAGCAAGTGTAACAGTGATGTATAGTATGCCTCGATGGTGGGAGCCATGTCTACCCATTCAAAAGTAAAGCAGTACTAGTAAAAGGGGTTTTGGTCGAGAACCCCACCAATACATTCACCACTTCTGAGTTCACTATCACATGCAACAAGACTCCGATGTGACCGTATAGCTAGGATAATTTCAGATGTCTTTCAATTGTCCAACCGGCCAAGGTATTCCTCAATTATTTCAAAGAGTTCGATCTGGTATCAACCCTAACTCGAGCTAGCAACATTGTGTTAACCTCTTTATTTAGACTATCCCACTAATGGCTCTTATGGAGTTTGAAATATGATTGAACAGTGGCTTCATCCTCCTTATGCACCGCCACTGAGCTATCCATATGGTAATTTTGGGCTACTTCGGAATGTTGGCAAGATAGTATGTATGCCTAGAGTGAATGTAAAAAATGTGAGACAACATATCAAGGAATTCATCCAGACACAACAAAGATTAAATCAAGCCATGTGAAGAAGGATGGGGCTCTTGTCCCAACCATAAGTGGATTTATTACTTAAGATTTTCACCAAGGCTTTatcttaagagagagagagagagagagagagagagagggggggggggaagctATAATTAAACATGTGCAGTTCAAGTTATATTCATTATTGGCAAAAGGTTCCCAGTATGTCTCATTTCCTCACCCTATAGACTTGGAGTGGTTCAAGTGCCCCCAAAAACCTTGTCTCATAAGAGCAAACGAGACTACACCCCTGTCTAATTTTGAAACATGAATCTCGGGTAGAGGGCTCGTGTAAGTGTGTGTGCTCACATATTTTGCTTTTTTCCCTAATCCTCATATGTCAACAACCTTTGCACATGCTTAATGAGACACATGCCACTGTACTATGGTGACACATGACTCAACCAAAGACATGCAATTGAGGGGCAACGTGGAGCAATTGTGACCATCCGACTTGTGCTTTCCCTAGATGACTAGATTATTGCCACGTCaactgtcacgccctgaacccggaaatggaacccaggggtgaaaatgtaatctaacctgtctctatatcatacaaaacatctaAAGATACAAGTTAATGGATGCGAGTttgacctcgtggggttcccaggcaccctatacacttccaaacataacagaatataTGCATTGGAAATACGatcattctatatacatacagtaccatgcTAGAGTCTATATaaggacagaatcaaggttccatcaaacaatgtacaactaggtgcccaacacatctcaaaatggcaacccacaaaaacacaagtcctagcacttacccaagcgctacccgcagtacaccgaccactacactcccGACCCAatacgctagttccagttactcaaaGAACCTATAAAAATgcacgtacagtaggggtgagacacctctcagtaaggaagaacacaggttatatcggtgtatgacatttgagtgttatcatgatgcaacatacacgcagttaaatgcagttctagtactaatttcacaacagtgcatacacgcacacgcacacatgatcagcaatcccagtgtcgtcacacccatcggcacGAAGGCGGCCTCgcaacatcctcaaaatttctccatatatatatatatatctataccTAAGCAgtgaaacacaaatcatataacattatatatatactatacaataccagaatccagtacctacagaccatagccatacaaaataaatccctctagtatcatctacccaaaaaatacaaaactctgtcaaaaactcaccctacaaccagggtaatcaagtAAACTCCCTAtccgcgagtctgatctgctcgcttagctagctcatctgaaaaatgataaagtaatgagGTAAGATGACgatcagtaagtggaaatatgctattactagtgtgtggcgcccgagtcataaaactataacattagtatatataaaactgcatgatttgaaaaatctgtaaaacatatgtatagtagtttaaaacatttatatcatttgaactttctatcattcatgcTACTATAtcactgctatatcatactatatacaacgaaacctgtaaaactgtatacgtatagataactgtgctctttccctaggattctgtatgtcatgatttaacccctcatgacagggttgtgcagcccgtaggtagtacttaacctagtcggccctccaggtaagtcatcatgctctacactacctcaacccggtcaaactacatccactcctaagctcgggactgactgttatctcgtctaaccggccccctcaacccaacatTCTGGAGAGCTGCATCCTCctcgagcacggttagacggtacccacacactatctgagatatgtggttgcactctatctgtatatagcaacggtactgtgttctgtaaactatatctgtctgtaatcttttcacagggatatgatactatatatatacatactatactctttatactgttttcattatatttccaaaataaccataacattatatttCTGTACTggaaatattgtaatatctgtagcatcttgatgctataactgtataatctgtctgtactttctttctgtataatatgagtgttatgacatttaggaaaacatagctttctatatacatTGCATAtgctgttctgaataaatatatgtatactattatatatatttgtctgtgtaatcatctgaataaaactatatatacacacacacacacacacacacacatattttgtctgtatataatctgcaattatctaactatatctgtataacttgaaatactaaaaaactacataaaacttcatatcaatatcatgtactcaggcaacacatactttaaaaattcatatcttatataatatctggtatacatgtagtaaccgggaaaaaataaaatttttttaaaaatataataataataataataaaataataaaataaaataaattaattaaattaacaagtaaaatgaatagtatgataaggaaaaaaatatataaatatacatatatatatatatgaatagtatgataaggaaaaaaatatataaatatacatatatatatatatatatgtgtgtgtgtgtgtgtgtgtgtgtgtgtgtgtgtgtgtataaataagatattatgatatatatgtaatatatataagttaaaggtatatatatataaagttgtacaagcttcttcaagaagctttgctttaattagtagttattatgatattaatatataatatatgtaagtttatcttaaagtaaagcttctttaggaagcttctctagtTCTCTGCatccaatttcaaattggattGTAGAGTAATCCTGTGCctcacatctctctctctttctctctctctctctctcgctctcctacaactctttctctctctctctctcttcgatttcgggccagttttacgccggatcaacaaatcgaagtcaccacgacgctcctggcgaagttctttgcaaatctacaagag
This region includes:
- the LOC131149292 gene encoding peroxidase N-like codes for the protein MMKMSKSFKGYSLFLAFLMFCAVVRSQLTSDFYSNTCPNLLSIVRKQVQNAIKSEMRMAASLLRLHFHDCFVNGCDASILLDGSDSEKLAGPNLNSARGFEVIDQIKSSVESACSGIVSCADILAIAARDSVLLSGGPTWKVLLGRRDGMAANQSGANTGLPSPLEALDVITAKFVAVGLNLTDVVSLSGGHTIGLARCATFSNRLFNFSGTGVADTTMDTDMASDLQALCPQNSDGNATTALDRNSTDLFDNHYFKNLLNAKGLLSSDQILHSTNSDASSAFTKTLVESYSSNSGLFFSDFVTSMIKMGNSNPLTGSAGEIRKSCRSVNSQVARS